The Lolium rigidum isolate FL_2022 chromosome 2, APGP_CSIRO_Lrig_0.1, whole genome shotgun sequence genomic interval CACCCTCATCTCCGCGGACTCGGTGGATGCCACTCCATCGGGCTCGCCGTCCAAGGACCTGGGTGGGGCGGAGTCGCTCGTGTCGATTGGGgtcctcgacagcgacgagctgaTGCGGGAGGCGTCGGAGCTGGACGAGGCGACGGTGGCCCAGTCTGACGGCCCTGGGGCTGGCGTTCCGAGGCGGAGGCGCACGAGGACGGTCCCGGCGGAGCCGGCGCGCAAGAGCGCGCGCCTCACTGGGCCGGGTGCGGCGACCCCGGTCCTGCAGAGGGCGCAGGAGAGGACGGCTTCCAGGAACCTCGACCCGGCAGGCGTGGAAGCTTCTggctaggagaggagaccgacatGCGGTGGAGCTGGTGATTGGCAGGATCCGAGCTCTTCATGCTTCTATCAGAGATATTGTTTAGTTCCTTGTGCTCCCCTCTGGGGCCAAGTGGTGTCTGGTGGTCTGGTGTTTCTAGGTGGCAGGCTGTGACGTTGGGGCGTCGCCTATCCATCTGGTGATCTTGGTCGCTTACCTTGTATCTTGTGCGGTCCAGGTCCTGTAACCTGTGTTGGTGGTTGTGTGGAGCATCCCTTCATCTTGTCGTGTTGTGTCTGGTTCGTGTTTGGATGATGTATGAATGCTGCCgttggggctttattaatttaaagccgggctccgctcgagccttatgtttaaaaattgAGTTGTACTCAAACTTCTCTAGTAGCTTTACATCAATTATATAGACATGGCGCAGTGTTTCAGTCCAGGGGATACGAGGCATTAACAAGAATCCTGGACAGCTCACTATCTCAAGCTCTTGCAGTTTGGGGAACCAGTCAACTTTCCAGTCTTGATTTGGGTTTGAAAATGGCAACCCAAAGATTCTAGGGCAGTCTCTGATAATCAGTACTTGCAAAAGAGGAAACATACCGGTGTCCTGTGATGGCCCCCATTTTTCAAAACTTCCCAAGCCAACAAGTTTAAGCTTTATTAGCCTGCAAAACCTTTGCTCTATAACAAACTCCTTCATTGCTGCAATATGCTTCAGTATTAATGTGTCAAGACCCCAGATCTTCCCTAAAGAAGGGAGGCATTTCCAAGAAACACCAATGAGACGAAGAGATTTAAGAGCTTCAAGAGTGAGATTATCAGCCAGCCATGTTGGACAGGAAGGGCCTCCGTGCCCTCCAATGCGCAATCCTTCAAGATATCTAGGTGGTTGAAGGCTCTCAAGGATGACTGCTTCAACATCAGGGTCAATATTAGACCGCTCACTATCCCAATCTAATGTTAACCTCTCCAAATAGTTTTTCTCTATAAGTTTTGCTTTGGTCGCATCTTCTTTTGTGTGTATATTCTCAAGGTTATAGATGCCAAGCTCCCTTAGTTCAGTCAAATTCTCTAGTTGTTTTggttcaaatccttcactttcTTTATTGACTctaaatacggttaactcttctaAAAGTTTAAGTTTTCCCACATTATGAATATTAGAATCACTTTGTGAATAAAAACGACACAATTTTTCAAGGTTGCTCAAGTCTTTTGGTAAATCACGACAACCATACCACGAGCCTAGATCCAGAATCCTTAAATGATAAAATCTAGAAATGGTAAGTGGTAAATGCACCTGGCTCGCAATCCCATACATTGTCCCCAAACATAGGTACCGTAGGTGGACAAGTTCTGAAAAGGTCTGTAGCATGGATTCCACTGAAGGTGATATGTCAAccaaacgaagaacacggagagcATTTGCTTCCCTAACCAAATCACCAAAAATCTTGGCAAAGCTTTTACTCATTACTccaaatatcatcaaagtatgcaGCTGTTTAACCTTCAATCTTGTCTTTAGGTTCCTCAGTTGACTCTTAAAAATTTCAACAGACATTGTATCATCATCATAATCATAATCATCATCATCTATGATTATAGATAAGTGACGGATGGATGGCTGAATTTTTACTGACCCCACATTGGAGCGATGTAAACTAACATAATCATGAGATGCAACCTTCAATGCTAAATCATGTAGTAGGTCATGCATTACATAACCCGGGCCAGCCCAGGTTCCCTCTTCTCTGAAAAATCCATGTGTGACCAGATCATTCAAATAGCTCAAACCTATATCTTCCAATGTTTGGTTCCGACCATCAGGTTGTAAAATATCTAGTCCTATCCACAAATTTATTAGTTCCGTGGTTCTGTACATGTGATCCTCGGGAAACAATGCAGAAGAGGAAAAACATTGTTGCTGGTGGAAAGGGAGATTGTCATAGCTAAGCTTCAAGGCAGGCATAATGTCATTGACACCTGTCTGCATCTCCCATTCTTTACTTTCTAAGACTCTTCTCCAATGACGTAAACTAAGGTCTCTTCTCAGTAATCTACCAACAGTTTTTGCTGCAAGTGGGGATCCCTTAAGTTTTTCCATGATCTCATCTCCAGTCTCAAGCAAAAATAAATGATCCCTTCTACACCGGTCATCACCAAAGACAAATGCATGGAATAACTCCCTAAAATATTCCGCTTCTAAACCTTCCAATTCTATGGAATGGCTAGTTGTTCCAACCATTGCTGATACAGCTGGAAAACGAGTTGTGACTAGAACCATGCTACCCTTTTCTTCTGATGTTTTGAGTGGCAGCAATAACCTTTCCCAGTCATCCTCATTACCACACTCCCATATATCATCCAATACAAGCAAGAACCTTTTGGATTTTAATCTTTGTTCAATCAGGTCCTGTGGTCTATACCCCTTTTCTCCTTCAACGAGAGGGATTTCTTCTTTTATATCTTCAAGCAGCTTATTCAGATTAAACTTGAAGGATACACATACCCAAATCACTACATGAAAATgtttttgaacttcttcattgtgATATATGTGTTGTATCATAGTGGTCTTCCCTATTCCCCCTGGTCCGACAATCGGAAGCACATTCAGATCATTGTTGTGATATTTACCCTTGGTCATATCATGTATGATGCTATTCACGATATCATCCCTCCCATACAATTTTGGCTCTATACTTTGACCGGTGGTGATCGGACGACTCTGGgcaatatctgggacagtgatagggtCACAAAACTGCATGATGGTGGTGAAGTCTTTACGCAAAGGTTGTAGTTGCTCTACAATGTGTTTCATTCTCTCAGAGAAAACAACCCTATTAAACCCCAACATTGTTGGTTTTTCTGGATGCTCTCTCTGGGGCGCACCACAATGAGTTGACTGGCTACCAGAATTGTCATCCTGCACATTTGGGGAAGATGAGCGAGGGAGGAGTTTACCGAGCTGGGGCATACATCTGCTGACCTCCTCCTGGTCAGGCTTGTTGGCGTTTGGTGTTGACGAGGAATTGCCTCGTGACCACCATCTAGCACGTGACCAAACACAGCAGCCGATCCGTTGCCTTTCATCTTCTACTACTCGTTGAGATTCAGCAGGGGTGGCAGCAGAGGAAAAACCAAGCGCATCACTGGCAGTG includes:
- the LOC124692741 gene encoding putative disease resistance protein RGA4, with translation MNALVSTTLWVVGKALAPVVNGVLAHWDASKNLGLNVEAVGMELLLVQATLETASRKHISGKATEELLRKLQDSARCAEDLLDELDYFRIHDQLHGTYDAADHHAKGGVHDLVLNARHTASDALGFSSAATPAESQRVVEDERQRIGCCVWSRARWWSRGNSSSTPNANKPDQEEVSRCMPQLGKLLPRSSSPNVQDDNSGSQSTHCGAPQREHPEKPTMLGFNRVVFSERMKHIVEQLQPLRKDFTTIMQFCDPITVPDIAQSRPITTGQSIEPKLYGRDDIVNSIIHDMTKGKYHNNDLNVLPIVGPGGIGKTTMIQHIYHNEEVQKHFHVVIWVCVSFKFNLNKLLEDIKEEIPLVEGEKGYRPQDLIEQRLKSKRFLLVLDDIWECGNEDDWERLLLPLKTSEEKGSMVLVTTRFPAVSAMVGTTSHSIELEGLEAEYFRELFHAFVFGDDRCRRDHLFLLETGDEIMEKLKGSPLAAKTVGRLLRRDLSLRHWRRVLESKEWEMQTGVNDIMPALKLSYDNLPFHQQQCFSSSALFPEDHMYRTTELINLWIGLDILQPDGRNQTLEDIGLSYLNDLVTHGFFREEGTWAGPGYVMHDLLHDLALKVASHDYVSLHRSNVGSVKIQPSIRHLSIIIDDDDYDYDDDTMSVEIFKSQLRNLKTRLKVKQLHTLMIFGVMSKSFAKIFGDLVREANALRVLRLVDISPSVESMLQTFSELVHLRYLCLGTMYGIASQVHLPLTISRFYHLRILDLGSWYGCRDLPKDLSNLEKLCRFYSQSDSNIHNVGKLKLLEELTVFRVNKESEGFEPKQLENLTELRELGIYNLENIHTKEDATKAKLIEKNYLERLTLDWDSERSNIDPDVEAVILESLQPPRYLEGLRIGGHGGPSCPTWLADNLTLEALKSLRLIGVSWKCLPSLGKIWGLDTLILKHIAAMKEFVIEQRFCRLIKLKLVGLGSFEKWGPSQDTGMFPLLQVLIIRDCPRIFGLPFSNPNQDWKVDWFPKLQELEIVSCPGFLLMPRIPWTETLRHVYIIDVKLLEKFEYNSISPADLYIKGKDDLQRLDQVLAFSNLAGLDQLTLKKCPPMECKHLLMLTSLKKLVVESSDGLVGSLGGGDDVQWQHPVEHLVVDGLCGATVKKLSGLLSHLPRLSELCITKCENVTQLAVGMDMQQTTSTAAPEVEKEEDGLLLFPTDHSGSLRVLYISECPELFPSPSCCIFPSSLLDLNLKGVEGLGTLEPLSNLTSLTHLALLYCGEDLRCKGLGPLLAGRGQLKELVVYGSRRFFAGWDLNLRQVLLQQDEGEDQQLVSPPEACSSKLQVLRSDDTMGLLATPICSFLSSSLTKLKLRWINKIKMERFSKEQDDALHLLTSLQQLKFSNFRELQHLPTGLHKLTNLQRLEVDCCPAVRSLPNDGLPKSLKELDVHQCFNEELKQQCIGLLGTIPKIRTEY